The nucleotide sequence TGATGTGATGCCGCGACAAGGGTTTTTACAGAGTAGTTATGTGATGATGATAcatcatcacattttttttacatttttgtaccagcgataaaactcgagCAACTAGCACGGCACAAATTCATTTGACGCGCGAATGAATTCgcgttcaccgcttctggtggaaacacagggGTGAACCTTCTTCCATCATAGTAATTctcctgtttttgcttttactttttctctttctatccCCCAATACTGACTGAAACAGCAGAATTTCCCCACCTCCAGTCCAGGTTCTGAAAAGGGCTCTAAATGTTAAAAGGGAGATTTGCATTTCCACCATCTCCTGTACTTGATCACAGTTACTCTCTGGAAAAATGCCTTGAggtgtctgtgtggtttttggCGATATTAAACAATGGATTGATCTGAGACATGTGTGACAAGAaagatcaacaaaaacaaaccggAAGCCATCTGAAGAACTGAAAgcatcatttatttacatttctaaCATATGAGCATAACATCTCCCATTGCAAAACAGGTAATTTGATTGATTCAAAAAGAAAGTGATGGAAAAATTTCCTACAGCGCGGTGCATTAACTTCCATGACTCACTGTCCCACAAATGGAAACAAACTGAATAACATTAAAATAACATAACTGTTCCAGATGTCCTTCAAAACTATTTCTCATTCTCACCAGGGTGAATCCTGACTTGGAGTGCCAAATGATCACTGACACATTTTCCATCTTTAACGAGAAAAATGCTTCCAACTGGTGCAAATCTTCATGTTGACAGTCAATTTTCCACTCTGACTGAAACTTTTTACAACATGTTTTACAGGAAAAAGGCTTTTAATCCATGTGAATTCTTTTGTGGGCAGTGAAGTGGGAGCTGTAACGGAAAGCTTCaccacacgtttcacaagaataaggcttttcacctgtgtgagtcctcatgtggacaGTCAAATCATGATTGGAACGAAAAGTTTTGCTACATGTTTTACAAGAATAAGGCcgctcacctgtgtgagtcctcatgtggagAGTCAACTGACTCCTGTAATCATAGTTTTTCCCACACGTTTTACAAAAATAAGGATTCTCATCTGTGTGAGACCTCATGTGAACAGTCAGCTGTTCTCGGcgactgaaacatttcccacatgtcAAACAAtcatatggcttctcacctgtgtgagtcctcatgtggacaGATAAATGATGTTGGTGAACAAATGTTTTCCCACACATatcacaagaataaggcttctcacctgagtgagtcctcatgtggacaGTCAAATTATTTCCACtatgaaatgtttttccacaggtttcacaagaataaggcttctcacctgtgtgagtcctcatgtggacaGTCAACTGACTTCTGTAATCATAgtttttcccacatgttttacaagaatatggcttctcacctgtgtgagtccttaTGTGGACAGTCAATTGTTCTCGGcgactgaaacattttccacaggTTTCGCAAGAATAaggtttctcacctgtgtggatcCTCATGTGGGCAGTCAATTGACTTCTGTAACCataacttttcccacatgtttcacatgaatgCAGCTTCTCACCtttgtgagttctcatgtggacagTCAAATGATCAGTCTGACAGAAACTTTTTTCACACACTTTACAAAAACATGGCATCTCACATTTGTGAATTCTGCGGACTTTTAGTGATTTTTGactgtgtttgaaatgtttatGACAAATATCACAATAATCCCTCCTGTCTGTTTGAACTCTGTTGTTTAATGTAGAGTCTTCATTTCTTTGTGGCCCTGAATCTTCACAGGTTCTTTGATGGTCGTGACTCACAGCCGGCACAGGGTGACCAAGGTGAAGCTCTTCATCTGGCTGTGAGTCAATTTTCTCATCAGTAACAGTTTGAAGAGAGGCATCAGTCTCCTGCTTGATGTCTTCACAGGTGTagatttcctcttcctctttaacCTGTGGGTGATCTagttcctcctccatctcttcctctttAACCTGTGGATGAAGTagttcctccatctcctcctctttaatctgttggggttctggttcctcttgtTCCACTTTAATGTGAGGaggttcctgctggtccagagGGGAGTTTCTATTCTGgcttccagagctgctgctcagagaaaaCGTCCTCTCAATGACAACCATGTTGCTGTTGGAGGTCTGGGGATTAAaagtggaaacagaggaaagttTGTCATGTGATTCTAAAAAAACATCTTGTCTACAGAGTGGCCTTGTCACGAAGAAGTAGAAAAGCAAGTGTTGCTGTTTCACCCATGGAAGACAGATGAAAGAATTTGTTTATTGACATGagctattaaaaaaagatgctcCTGCCTTAAGTCTAACACAGATAACATTTTCTTGAATCATCTATACCAGCATACAGCGAAGAGGTAGTCGGTATAACGCACCAAACTGGTATCATAGAACCCGAGAATATAAACTATTGCTACCAGTGAAACTCTGAAAGCccaattacagtttttctccaatagttggctcatttcttgaaactgaaattacattttcaaaactctaagatcatttggcaaaacagtcttacagttcagctcaacaccatagATCACTTGCAAAAGTTCATTtctctcccaaaactgttcactcatgtttcaaagctacatttctttcccatataaatagtcagagcctccaaaaaTGTGAAGATCTTTCTCAACAGTTTTATCTTATTTCTCGAAACAGACCTGACGCTCTCAATTCTGTTGGTtctcttgtaaaaaaaaacaacctggacggttcagcagaaacacacggttcacctgtcaaaactcagatctcttccaaaacagttcactGAGGTggcaaaactacatttctttctcaaacaaatggcCAGTgccctcaaaatgctttgtccttttgGCATCATGTGAGCACTGCAAGTCAAAATGTTTAGATGTTTTGTCAATAAGGGCAGAGGACCATTGAAATATTTCTCATCTACCTTtctgtctgagcccagtccttcattcataaTGGCTACtgtgatagtttttattttcttctttgggttgTTTAGCTAACAGAAAACATATTGTATaacaaaaggaataaaaaaaaaagcattttacggtaagaagaaccttcaagttttGATTGATGTCATATTTCCAAAGAAACTGTTataatttttattcacacacaaagtcacttccatccatcagagttcaatatactgtaaaataaacacaaaaacaaaaaacacaacaaataagGAACATTGtatgtgctgtaaatgaagctggggtttcacagctcacttcttcactggtcccCCTCACCCTACTGACTGTCCTCACTCTCATGCAGACAGATTCAtgtctggtattcatggtattgaagtgtgttCTTGACTGATTTTAACAGCTGAACAGATGATTCTGCAGATGGTGGCTGACACGATCTATGATGCCGATATGctttggagagaacaaccattagactgagaatcGATCAATCCGTTTAGATCAACATGATATATTTACTTGGAAATTGTACTAAATCTGTCCTTACTGTGCTTATTCATCTGCAAAGCTGATCTGAGACATAGAATTCGGTTCTGTTGCGAGCAGTTACCGCGTAGTTAGATTTGTGCATattgttttgagaatgtaactttggtttcaagaaatgagccaaaccaatggagaaaaactgtaagcCTTCAAGCTGACACAAACTACAGCAACGACACGAAGCTACATTGCTGCTGCGTCCTGGTCTCACacataaaaaatacaattaaattgGCACGGATATTACAGTCCCCGTCTATTAACATGCACATCGAACTCCAGCATCACGTAAAGACATGTTCACTTTGAATACAAACCGCCACATACCCAAAAAATGGATTAGAAAACCCAAAAATTGATGTAAACAGCGTCTCCTCTTTCATTGAACGGGAATGAAGAGCGGAGTCCAAGCCAACCGAAGCCAGAGCATGCGATTAAGCCATGATTTGGATCACAGAATCATTCAACAATCACAGCAATAAACTGAAGGAATAATCATATAAGCCTacattttcagcagtttttcagtttATATTTGTATATGCATCACTTCTTTTGAATTGCAAAATACAAACTCTAGATGAGGACTTCAAAATCAAAAGTTAGGGGGTGGCAAATATATACAAACAGCAAACACTAACCCACAttcagataaaataaaataaaataaaataaaataaaataaaataaaataaaataaaataaaataaaaacacaatttgtCAGGCACACAGCATGTAACAGCAGTCTGGATATTATGTGGCTGGGGATCCATGCAGTTTTCCAGTCCTTTACTGTAGGGATCTGGAATACATAGATTAATTCATGAGACAAGGGATCGAGACgtctctttatttttatttatttaacatttatttaaccaggaaaaTCCCGTTGAGATTaagaacctctttttcaagggagtcctggccaAGAGGCAGCAAAGTTACAACAGACATACAAACAATATCCATATCAAATTACATAAAACAATTACAATTTAAAGAGTCCCTTTCAAGTGCTCTCAATCTGCTTTAAATTTGTTCAATGAGATGAGGTCAGTTAATCTCCAGTTTTTTTGCAACATATTCCATGTAGTGGGAGCAGAGTGGATGAAAGCTCTTTTCCCCAGTTCTGTTCGGGCAAAaggaacacagagcaacaaaTGATCATCTGAACGCAAGCTGTAAGAATCAACACTTCTTCGTGTGATTAAGTTGCATATGTAGGAGGGCAGTAGACCAAGCATGGCcttgtaaataaaaatgtaccaaTGTCTCATCCTCCTGGTGAACAAAGGCGGCCATCCCACATGACAATACAAATCACAATGATGGGTCAAAGCTCTACTGTTGGTGATAAACCTCAATGACGCATGAGATAAACAGTGTCAATCTTCCAAAGACATTGAGCTGAGGCATTCATGTACAGCAGGTCTCCATAATCTAAAATAgataaaaatgttgcagtgacAAGCCGCTTTTTcacattgaaagaaaaacaaaatttgtttctgaagaaaaagtccaatttgagtttcagtttcttcagaagattttcaatgtgtggcttgaaggagaggccctcatcaaGCAAGACACCAAGATATTTGTACACATGAACCACTTCTATGACATTTCCCTCAAGCGTAAACACTGAGGGGACAGTTTGAAGCACCTTCTTATTGTTTGAAAATAACATCAGTTTAGCCTTGTCAGTGGTGAGGACTAACTTTAGCTGCAGAAGTGTGTTCTGGACCGCATTAAAAGCTTTCTGCAAGGATTCAACAGCTGTAGTCGGGGTTGGTCCATAACAGTAAATaattgtgtcatcagcataacaGTGCATATTAGCATCTGACACATTGAGACCCAAATCATTAATGTACATTATGAACAAGAGGGGTCCCGGTATTGAACCCTGTGGCACCCCCTTGTGGACACTCATAAAGTCAGAACAAAACCCTTCATATTTATTGCACTGAGTCCTGTCACTCAAATAATTTGCAAACCAGGACACTGCATGATCAGACAAACCAAGATGATGAAGCctttgctttaaaacagtaTGGTCCACTGtttcaaaagcttttgacaaatcaataaaaagtgaagCGCAGCACTGCTTGCTGTCAAGAGCAACAATTATATCATTAATCACTTCAGTGGCAGCAGTGATAGTACTGTGCCTTTTCCTAAAGCCTGACTGCAACTTTGAGATAAGTTCATTAGAGTCTAAAAAATCTTTAAGTTGATCACATACAAGGGATTCAAGAACTTTCGACAGGGTACACAAGTTAGATATTGGCCTATAATTGGTTAAAACTGCAGGGTCACCCCCTTTTCAACAAGGAAATAACATAAGCTGACTCCCAGACTGAtggaatttctttgttttcaattgagATATTATAAAGCATTGTCAGTGGCTGTGCTACAAAATCAGCTGCCAATTTCAAAAAATAAGGCTCCATCAGGTCTGGTCCAGGGGGTTTCCTGTGATCTAGTTCTTTGAGGGCTTTATGCACTTGCTGCACAGTAAAAGGAGCAAAACTAAAAAGGTCTCCAGAAAACATTGGATGGTCTGTGCAGGGAGACAAAGAGGCAGCTCCCGAAGAATCAAACAAGGAACTAGATGATACAAAATGCTTATTAAAGCAGTTTAAAACCTCAGCTCTATCATAAACTGGGACTGAATCCTTTAGAACAAATCGCGGAAGAGTCAGAGAACTTTTGTTTAGAGATAGAGACTTAATCACTTTCCAAAATTTCTGCGGATTATTAAGATTCTCACTTGTAACAGACAAGTAATACTCTGATTTAGCTTTTTTGATAAGGGAAGTGCATTTATTTCTTAGCTGCCGGAAAACAGACCAATCGGTGGCAAAATCACTTCTTCTGGCTTCGGCCCATGCCATGTTTCGCTGATGGATAATGTCTGACAACTCTGGAGAGAACCAAGGACTTTCTCTTCCCTTCACTCTGATTTTCTAAATAGAAGCATGTTTGTTTATAATTTTCA is from Salarias fasciatus chromosome 7 unlocalized genomic scaffold, fSalaFa1.1 super_scaffold_4, whole genome shotgun sequence and encodes:
- the LOC115382813 gene encoding zinc finger protein 501-like, whose product is MVVIERTFSLSSSSGSQNRNSPLDQQEPPHIKVEQEEPEPQQIKEEEMEELLHPQVKEEEMEEELDHPQVKEEEEIYTCEDIKQETDASLQTVTDEKIDSQPDEELHLGHPVPAVSHDHQRTCEDSGPQRNEDSTLNNRVQTDRRDYCDICHKHFKHSQKSLKVRRIHKCEMPCFCKVCEKSFCQTDHLTVHMRTHKGEKLHSCETCGKSYGYRSQLTAHMRIHTGEKPYSCETCGKCFSRREQLTVHIRTHTGEKPYSCKTCGKNYDYRSQLTVHMRTHTGEKPYSCETCGKTFHSGNNLTVHMRTHSGEKPYSCDMCGKTFVHQHHLSVHMRTHTGEKPYDCLTCGKCFSRREQLTVHMRSHTDENPYFCKTCGKNYDYRSQLTLHMRTHTGERPYSCKTCSKTFRSNHDLTVHMRTHTGEKPYSCETCGEAFRYSSHFTAHKRIHMD